A genomic region of Anas acuta chromosome 25, bAnaAcu1.1, whole genome shotgun sequence contains the following coding sequences:
- the LRRC3C gene encoding leucine-rich repeat-containing protein 3C: MPPVEPFLLRSMTMWLLLQSVLLLASCLRSAAAFPKGCYPSEEEGLKTFRCSNARLTEVPKDIPNDTNKLYLDSNRIPFLPRDAFRDLPLLLELDLSHNAIAGVESGAFRGLGEHLHSLDLSSNRLVSVSKDAFSNLKAKVNLSNNPWLCDCRLQELIRTVELAAGSSGGIVCDSSVQEEHVGKAFLQVIADTDFCNMYKKTTDIAMLVTMFGWFAMVISYLVYYVRQNQEDARRHLEYLKSLPSKQRRSEESSTISTVV, from the coding sequence ATGCCTCCGGTGGAGCCGTTCCTCCTGCGCTCCATGACCAtgtggctgctcctgcagagcgTCCTCCTCCTGGCCTCCTGCCTCCGCTCGGCCGCCGCTTTCCCCAAGGGCTGCTACCCCTCGGAGGAGGAGGGGCTGAAGACCTTCCGCTGCAGCAACGCTCGGCTGACCGAGGTCCCCAAAGACATCCCCAACGACACCAACAAGCTCTACCTGGACTCCAACCGCATCCCTTTCCTGCCCCGCGACGCCTTTCGGGAcctgccgctgctgctggagctggaccTGTCCCACAACGCCATCGCCGGCGTGGAGAGCGGGGCTTTCCGGGGTCTGGGCGAGCACCTGCACTCCCTGGACTTGTCTTCCAACAGGCTGGTGTCGGTCAGCAAGGACGCCTTCAGCAACCTGAAGGCCAAGGTCAACCTCTCCAACAACCCTTGGCTGTGTGACTgccggctgcaggagctgatcCGCACGGTGGAGCTGGCGGCCGGCTCCTCGGGCGGCATCGTCTGCGACTCCTCCGTGCAGGAGGAGCACGTGGGCAAAGCCTTCCTGCAGGTGATCGCCGACACGGACTTCTGCAACATGTACAAAAAGACCACGGACATCGCCATGCTGGTCACCATGTTCGGCTGGTTCGCCATGGTGATCTCCTACCTGGTCTACTACGTGCGCCAGAACCAGGAGGACGCCCGGCGGCACCTCGAGTATCTCAAATCCTTGCCCAGCAAGCAGCGGCGCTCGGAGGAGTCGTCCACCATCAGCACCGTGGTGTGA